taatgtaatcctattgtaggagactcccaaaacaatattaggaatcttaaaaatggcataatagggacaCTTTTAGTGtcatgtgtgttaccatgatggtgtttagtgtttgcgTGAATGACTCTGTGTGCCTTCTATTTATCAGTAAATACTacagctcttaaaaaaaaaaaaaactacttgtgATGAACTGATTCTCATATTGCTGCCTCTTTTACCACTtgcattattatggtggttgtcagtttATGTTAAAGATGCAAAGCAGATTTCAGTAGCAGTGTGCACTGTTTATTTTACAAGTTTactattttgttttgtaaaagtttttacggtttttctgttgttttacaACATGTTTCTTAAAATCACAGCTGCCAAAATCATTTTGCAAaaactacagattttttttccagtCATGTTTTTGACTGTAATGTTGGATTtggaaaaatacatatttttccaaATTTCAACAAAATCATAATCAAATGCATACCAGGACACAGATGTTCTTCTAAAGGgatcattttaatgtaaaaaaaacatgcgTATGTGATCAATATTTTTGCATCTGAACATCACATATCATTTTATGTCTTATCTACTTCATTTCTAAATTAGCTTACGCTGATTTATAACCTTGCCCTACAATTAAGTGAGAAGTAactgttgcgtttataatttccTAATAATATGGAATAATAAAGAATAACATCACAACTTTCATTAAATTTAGGAGGTTCTTATAAGATATAGAACACAGTTTATTTCAATAGTTGTAAAAATCTTATTCATATTTTGTCACACTGTGCACAATATTATATGGTAAATTATTTCAGCATGCATGAACTAGTCAATAAAAGCATAGTTTAATGAAAGGAAGAAATTTTAATTGTGATGCAAAACATGATAACCTGATATAAAAATGACATTCATTCAAAAGTGAAGGTGCTTGAGTCACTGAAGCCATAAATACAGGACGATATGAGTATTTTGAAGGCCTTCTGAAAGCgagagtagaaaaaaaaatagatcaatGGGTTAAAAGTGGAATTAAAATATCCAAACCAAACCAAAGCATCAAAGACACTGGCTGGATTTTTGTTTTAAGCTCTGTTGTacaaaagataaagataaaatgAACAGTACCATATAAAAGAGTTGCAGGGCAAAAATAAATTGTCTGACAAGTCTGAGCACCCTATTCATTAAAATACCAAAGTGTTACAATCCTTGATACCACAGATGTAAGTGGAAATGAGAATCTTAAATGCACTCTGAAAACAAGGGTAGAAAAAACCATAGATCAAGGGGTTACAAGTAGAGTTTAAATATCCAAACCAAATCACAGCATCAAAAACAACAGCTGGGgtgaaaaaattgaaaaaaggGTCAAGAGCAGTAACAGTAAAAAAAGGAAGCCAGCAGAACAAAAAAACACCCATGACAAGGGCCAGTGTTTTAgctgcttttctctctctatgAGCAGAGCTTTGGCTCTTCATCCCTCCAGTCACTCTTTCTGACATAACCTTTGCGTGTTTTTGGGcaacataaaatattttcatatacagAGAGCTCATGATCATCCCGGGAAGAAAAAATGTGAGAATTAGACATATAATACCCCATTGCTTGTTAAAAAACAAGACACAACTTCCCACACAATGAGTCTGCAATATCATCATCTCAAGTCCAACTGCATTTACCCCTGAAAACACAACAGAAAAGCTGTACACAAATGAAAACAGCCATATGAAGATAATAAATGCAGTCACAGTGTTGTTAGTGACCCTCATTCTGTATCTGAGAGGGTCACAAATGGCCATGTACCTGTCAACAGATATTAAACTGAGATGCAGTACGGAGGAGATACAGAAGCTTGTGTCTAAACTAGCATGCACTTTACACACAAAATCTCCCAGATACCAGCAGCCTTCAACAGATCGCACCATGCTGTTTGGCATGACTAAAGAACCCAGGAGACAGTCGCTGGCAGCCAGAGAGCGAACGATCAGATGAGTTGGAGACTGAAGCTGtttgaagtgagagatggagatgatgatCAGCAGGTTCCCAAAAACTGTTGTGAGGATCATCAGcaccatgaaaaaataaattgccACTTTAACCACAATGTAATGCTGTACTTTCAGACAGGAGTCTGGCCAGAGTGGATAGCAAAGAAAAGCAATCTGAATGTTAGTTTCATTTGAGCTCATCACGTCTGCTCTGGATACTGAGATAAATTCCTTTGTAActgtaaaaaaagatttaactatAAGCCAAAGTACAAGCAGAATAATTTTGTAGTTTATAGTTTGGTAAAGACCATTATCCAAATACAAGTGAACATATATAGTACATGCCCATCAAGTTTAACGCCCTAAATTGATTCAGAGCAGCTCAGATTTGGTCATATATACTCTCAGATTTGAGGCAACCCTCCCTACACCTGTAACTGTTACCcagagaataaaaaataaaataaataaaaacatgaactcAGGAGATTCAAATGAGAAAATGTATACTTCAACTGTGTGTCCTGACCTGAAGCACAATAGATGAGTTGGAGACAGTATTACACCATTACTGATCATTCTGGCCTTAACGCAcaagtattttgacatattttaagtatttttgtcCCGTCCATTGGTATGACAATCACCATGATAGTCACTGCAGATTTGAGATAGAATACCACATTCACAAACAGATGTGCCGCTGAAACTTTGCAGCATGTATACGGCCTTTGGTCTTCTTACCAGAATAAAGCAAAACTTGTACTGAAATACTGAATGGATTAAATGTAACCTATATGTAATATCTATATGTAATTACTAAAAAAACTTTTACTCATCTTAGTACATCGCAATCTAATGTCAATATGTTATAATCAATGAAACTCTCGACACTGCATGGTGATCCTCTTAAAATCCTGattccagaaaagttgggacGTCTTGTGAAATGCCATAAAATCAAGAATATgttatttgttcattctctttaacctttatttaagtTAACTCCTTTTAAATACCCATTAAAGGCAAACGCCACAATTTTTCCCTATTTCACAATGTTGTTCCCTCAACTTTGTTGATATGTAAGTTGATATGTACCTCTCCCATCTCTGTGCATGCACTTAATTTGTGTAGCGTTTGACGCCACTATGTTAGAGTTTAGCTTAGCatcattcattccttaggatccaaacaggaatgaatttagaagccaccaaactaTAATGTGTAATGTACGGTGGAAGAGCACTTCGCAGCACTTCGACCCTAcagcagtaatatcatcactcctgaaaactcACCCAAACTACTACCAATAGTGCAGGCAtgcagggagagggagaggggaagttttcaggagtgatgatattactgcgtCGTAGTGCTGCGAAGTGCTCCTCCGCCATATATTAGCGTGATGTCTAAGGCTGAGACTAGGGCgtgtccgaatccacttttgGTAGTTTAACTAAGGGTAAATGGTCA
The sequence above is a segment of the Carassius gibelio isolate Cgi1373 ecotype wild population from Czech Republic chromosome A20, carGib1.2-hapl.c, whole genome shotgun sequence genome. Coding sequences within it:
- the LOC127938514 gene encoding trace amine-associated receptor 4-like, with the translated sequence MSSNETNIQIAFLCYPLWPDSCLKVQHYIVVKVAIYFFMVLMILTTVFGNLLIIISISHFKQLQSPTHLIVRSLAASDCLLGSLVMPNSMVRSVEGCWYLGDFVCKVHASLDTSFCISSVLHLSLISVDRYMAICDPLRYRMRVTNNTVTAFIIFIWLFSFVYSFSVVFSGVNAVGLEMMILQTHCVGSCVLFFNKQWGIICLILTFFLPGMIMSSLYMKIFYVAQKHAKVMSERVTGGMKSQSSAHRERKAAKTLALVMGVFLFCWLPFFTVTALDPFFNFFTPAVVFDAVIWFGYLNSTCNPLIYGFFYPCFQSAFKILISTYICGIKDCNTLVF